One Helicobacter pylori NCTC 11637 = CCUG 17874 = ATCC 43504 = JCM 12093 genomic window, GGCATCAGCGGTGTTGCCAAATGTGCCTATTTTATAAAATGGAATTTCACCATATCGTGTTGTTTGATGTTTCATAACTCTTTTACACATGCATGGTTTGCCAATATCCCCAAGCCTCACTCTTTGCCAATTTGATGGCGTTGTTAATGCGTCCATGCGTTCTGTCCAATAATCCTAAAGGGTGCTAATGGAAGCGTTCAAAACACCACCGTTTTGTTTTCATGCACAAACACCCGATCCTCTAAAACTAGTTTTAAAGCCCTAGCCAAAACCAGTTTTTCTATATCCTTACCCGCTAGGCGCATTTTTTCCACGCTGTAATTGTGGTTAATGGGTAGAGTGTCTTGTAAAATAATCGGCCCGGCATCAAGGCTTTCATTCACAAAATGCGCCGTGGCCCCGATGACTTTTACGCCCCTTTCAAACGCTTGCTGGTAAGGGTTAGCCCCGATGAATGCGGGCAAGAAACTATGATGGATATTTAAGATCTGATTTTCATAACGCTTCGTAAAATCATGGCTTAAAATGCGCATGTATTTGGCTAAAACGAGCAAGTCTGCGCTCACTTTGTGTTTTAATTCCAAGTTTTTAATGATGGCTAAAACTTCTTTTTCATGCAAAGCTTGATTATCGCAAGGCGCATAAAAATAAGGGATGTCAAATTTTTCCACTAAAGGGCGTAAAATCTCGTAATTGGAAATAACGCCTAAAATTTGGGCGTTCAATTCCCCTCCATACACCCTTAAAAGCAAATCCCCTAAGCAATGGCTCTCTTTAGTAGCGAGCAGAATGATGTTTTTTTTATGCGTTAAAATGACTTCAATCAATAGCTCGTTAAAGTTTTCTAAGGCTTTAAAAAGAGCGGTTTTTAAGGATCGCTCTTCTTGCTCTTTAATTTCAGTATTCAAGGGCTTGATTTCTTTTTGGATTTTTAGCCGCATGAAAAAGCGCTGTTTTAAGGGATCAACAAATTCATCGTTTTTGACGATGTTATAGCCCTTGTTAGCGATAGTGGTGCTTATTGCGCTCACCAAGCCTTTAGAGTCTCTAGCTTGAATTTTTAAAATAAATTCTAACATCTTTATCTCATTAATAATTGATAGCCAAACGCTTGCGTGATGATATTTGTGGCTGATTGCGTGGCTTTTTCAATGAAGCGCTCCATAGGGCTTTTTTCCAGCCAATAAGCTTTTTTAACCTTACTCAATTCCATTAAGCGGTTTTGGGCTTGCTTGATCGTGCTGATTTTATCAATGAGTTTCAATTTTAGAGCCTTTTGAGCGCTAAAGACCTTCCCTTCAGCAAAATCCTTATAATCCTTAGCGTCTAATTTCCTGGCTTTTGCGACATCATTCACAAACATTTGGTATTGCTCATTGACTAAATTTTGCAAAAAATCTTTTTCGTTAGGTTTCCATGCCCTGGTGAAAGTGCCTATTTCTTTATATTCGCCCGCATGCACGCCTTGAGTGGCTACGCCGACTTTATTGAGCAAATTTTCCACATTCGCGCCCGAAAAAATCACCCCAATGGATCCGATTAAACTCGCTTTAGAGGCATAAACTTCGTTCGCTTGCATGCCCGCATAATAACTCCCGCTCGCCATAACCCCCCTAGCATACGCTAAAACGGGCATTTTTTGCTTCAGATCAGCGATTTTTTCGCTCAATTCCACGCTCGCTGACACCGCCCCACCAGGAGAGTCAATCAAAAGTAAAACGCCCTTAATGCTAGGGGTTTTTAAGATTTTATCCACTTCTTTGTCAAAATCCTCGGTGCTAAAAATTGCCCCATTTAAATAGAGTTTAGCGAGATTGGGCGGGGCGCTTGGGGTGCTTTCTTTAGTGCTAAAAAAGACTAATACAATGAGTAACAGCACAAACGATTTGAAATACTTCGTGATAAAATCTAAAGGCATAATCACTAAAGCCTTAAAGATTTTTTGAATGAAACTCCACATGCAACTTTTCCTAGACTTAAAAATTTGACCATAAGAGTGTATTATACTTCAAATGTTTTAAGGATTAAATCATGGCGTGTAAATTTTGCCCCAAGATCAGAAAAACAGATTGGATTTTTATTTTAATCGCCGCTTTAGGCTTTTATGCAGTCAATAAACTAGGGTATGTGCCCCAATTCAATACCCCCACTTCAAAGATTTCACACTCTCTTTCACGCCCTCTTCCACACCCTATTGAAAAGCCTGATAATATGACCGAAGAAGAAAGGAAAAAGCGTTTTATAGAGCTGCAAAAAGCATGCTTACTCCATAAAGACAAAAAGGCATGCGAAGAGGTTTTTTAGATTGTTTTTGTTGTTTTTGCGCTTTTAAGGTCTGCCGCTTGTAAGTTTTAACGCTCTTTTTGTTTGCAAAAAGGCTTTTTTAGCGGTGGTTTTTTAGCTATTCTAACACCCCCCGACACCCCAAAATTCAAGCACTCTTAAGCTAAGTCTAAGTCTACTATAATCAAAGGATTTTAAAGAAAACTTAAAATCGTGTTTATAAAGGTTTGAAAATTTCATAAAAATATTAAAGGAAAATATATCATGAAAGCTTTTAAGGTTGATTTAGATGAAAGAGAAAATCGTGAAGTTTTATGCAAGTTTCATTTTGACAGAGGGGGGGAAAATAAGCTTGAATACGCTTATTACAACAATCAAGCTGTTTCAAACATACATAAAGTGGCTAGTAAGATTGAAACTCTCATTCAAAAGAGTCTAAAAAATAATGAATACACTTTGCTAAATCGCAATGAAATTAAAGAAGCCTTTTTTAACCCCTTACAAGAGCGATTGAATAAAACTAAGGTTTTTCTTTCTCATTCGCATATTGACATGAAAAATAATGGTTTTTTAGGCGTTAAAAATATCAAGTCCTTTTTAGAACCATCCGATCGTTCTAATTTAATATTTATAGACTCTCTCTTTTGGGATTATAAAAATGATATTCTAAAAGAAATAAAAAAACATCATATTGATGTTAGCAAGATTGAAGACGCTTTCACGCTCATTCTCAGGGAGTCTTTACAAGACATGATTGAAAAATGCCCTTATTTCGTGTTTTTACAAAGCAAGAACAGCGTTTCCAATCAAGATCTATTAAAAATCACTTATTCCGCATGGATTTATGAAGAATTAAAAATCACTCATTCTATTAGTGAGAGTCGCCTAATTCCAATGATGGAAAGCATGCAACTCTTTCATGATATATCGCTATTTTTAAAAAGTTTTGAGACCATAACCCTTAAAAAACTATCACAACAAATCAATTCGTAGGAGCAAACATGTTTTTTTAAAACTTACCAAAAATTACTGGGTGCAAGCTGTTTGGCGTTGTATTTAGCGGGCTGTGGGAGTGATAGTAGCGAACCATTGGTTGAGGTTGAAAAAAATTTCTTCAATTCTACCGTGAAAATCATTTCTAAAGCCGATAACATAGAAATCCAAGATTTGAAGCTCAATCGTGGGAATTGCAAACATGATAAAAATCTATTAAAAAAGTTAATACAAGAAACAGCCAATGCGCACCTGTTTGTATCAGAAAAAGAAAAAGCGATTAAAAACCACCAAGCAAAAATCGCAAGACTTCAAAAAGATTTAGAAGAACTCACGCAGTGGGTGCAACAATTCAACAGCCTTGATAAATTCTGGGAAAATATAATCAACTCTCCCCCAAAGTCAGAACACGATAAAATCCCTGGAAAATTCAAGCTTCTTTCCCGAACACTTGGTTCAGATTCTATGGTAGTGTTCCCCTCTTCCATAGAGGCCGACTCACTATCCACGGAGATCTACTTACTAGGACTAGGAGAGGATTTCAACGACCTTCATAATCCAATATCTCTCGCTAAAAAGCTACTTAGCCCTACATCCAAGAATACACTCGGGAAGCGCGCTTTGAGAATACTGAGTTTTTTTCTCACAAAGAGGATAGAATTTGCTATTGAAGACACTAAAAACCCTAAAGACTACCCCTATATCAACCTTAAAGAACTCAAAAAATTAATAGATAGTATTGTTGATAAATATGGCTCAGCCGATGGCTTTCTGGTTGTAGATGATGTTGGGAATTATAAGGTGTCAAAAAAAGGTCTCCAAAGCCTTGCTAAACTAAAATCCATGTGGCCTAGCGTAGAGAAATTTTATTTCGCTTATTTGAAAGAAGCTATCCCTAGACATGCCAAAGAAATTACTGACAAGCTAATTAGCTCTGAAGAAAAATCTATCAAAGCCAATCAAGTCAAACTCACTGAAGCGACGCAAAATATTGACAAAATGGAAAAAATCATTAAAAATCTAGAAAGAAAGAAAAACACAATGGCAGTGGATTTAAAATTTGGAGAAACTTTCACAGCGCATTATAAATGTCAAAACCTTATAGAAGTTGAAATCAAAACCGACAAAGGGACTTGGACTTTTAACTTTGACAGATGAATATCAAACATGGAAAATACCCCAAAAGACAGAGCAAAAATCCTTATAGAAGAGCTTAAAATCTTGCAAGGCATTATCAACAGAATGGCACAAAATTCTTTGGAGTGCAAAAAATGGACTCTCGCGCTCGCTGTGGGTGTCTTATCCCTCAAAGTAGAGGCGATCTCTCATCTTTATGGGTTATGCGTTTTAGGGGTGTTGTTGGCATGCTTTTATCTTTTAGACGCTTATTATCTCATGCAAGAAAAATTATTCAGGGAGCAATACCAATGGCTCATAGAAAACAGACTTAAAACCGATGAAAGGTTATTTGAAGTCTTTCCTGCTCATCAAACTTGCCGGTGCGCGCAATTCTTATGCTCCATGTTTTCGTTTAGCCTTTTCCCTTATTGGGTGTTAGGTCTTTGCTTGGTGGGCTATGGTTTTTGTTTTTGATTCTGTTTCAATGGAGTGTTGGCTATAAAATAACTTAACTTCAATCAAACGATAACTTTTGAAGCGTTTTAGGATTTAGGGTATCGCAAAATAACCCCTACTCCCTTATGATTTTCACTATAAAATAAAACTTTAGACAAAAAGCAAGATCTAAGAAACCAACACAAGCAAACTAAACACATTAAACATTAAATATAAAGACACTAACAACTAAAAATATAAGCATTAAGAAATAACAAACAATAAGCAAGCAAATATTAAAAACAATC contains:
- the purU gene encoding formyltetrahydrofolate deformylase → MLEFILKIQARDSKGLVSAISTTIANKGYNIVKNDEFVDPLKQRFFMRLKIQKEIKPLNTEIKEQEERSLKTALFKALENFNELLIEVILTHKKNIILLATKESHCLGDLLLRVYGGELNAQILGVISNYEILRPLVEKFDIPYFYAPCDNQALHEKEVLAIIKNLELKHKVSADLLVLAKYMRILSHDFTKRYENQILNIHHSFLPAFIGANPYQQAFERGVKVIGATAHFVNESLDAGPIILQDTLPINHNYSVEKMRLAGKDIEKLVLARALKLVLEDRVFVHENKTVVF
- the sppA gene encoding signal peptide peptidase SppA; protein product: MWSFIQKIFKALVIMPLDFITKYFKSFVLLLIVLVFFSTKESTPSAPPNLAKLYLNGAIFSTEDFDKEVDKILKTPSIKGVLLLIDSPGGAVSASVELSEKIADLKQKMPVLAYARGVMASGSYYAGMQANEVYASKASLIGSIGVIFSGANVENLLNKVGVATQGVHAGEYKEIGTFTRAWKPNEKDFLQNLVNEQYQMFVNDVAKARKLDAKDYKDFAEGKVFSAQKALKLKLIDKISTIKQAQNRLMELSKVKKAYWLEKSPMERFIEKATQSATNIITQAFGYQLLMR
- a CDS encoding TIR domain protein, which codes for MKAFKVDLDERENREVLCKFHFDRGGENKLEYAYYNNQAVSNIHKVASKIETLIQKSLKNNEYTLLNRNEIKEAFFNPLQERLNKTKVFLSHSHIDMKNNGFLGVKNIKSFLEPSDRSNLIFIDSLFWDYKNDILKEIKKHHIDVSKIEDAFTLILRESLQDMIEKCPYFVFLQSKNSVSNQDLLKITYSAWIYEELKITHSISESRLIPMMESMQLFHDISLFLKSFETITLKKLSQQINS